CACTCTTATAACTCTGTTGGGTGTTCACTAGCAagtgttcatttatatttttcagttttcagtttttcctatTTCCCTATTTAGATACCAATAAAATCATTGAGTTTATCTCAAAGCAAATCTAAACCTCTGATTGTTTTCTGTAgttccactagatggcagtccTCCTGTAGAGACCTGGTTTCACACTGTTTGTATGGAGGGCTGACATAACATGCAGACTGAATTATTTTGGGCCTTTCTTTAACATAAGAAGTAGTAGCACAACTTGCTATATTATATATGTTGGTTTATGACTAGTTTATGTTTTTCACATATGTCAGTCTGTATTCAATGTTTCTATTTAGTTTATATCAGTTTCTatataaatatagaaaaaacaaataaagtaaaacaagaaaacaagtcaTGCATGATTTGTTTTCTCAGCTTTCTGAGAACACTTTGTATTACCTTGTTGCCATATAGATGAATTTGTCATATCTGCTGTTTCCAGGGTCAAGCATTTACTTTGAACCTCAACAATGAGGATagacatacatttttttgagaaacaaaatgcaaaaactgGTAATACCATGTTTCTCTTTGTACCTCTTTGAGAGCCTGAATGCTGGGATAAATAACTCACATCAGCCTTTTTAAACGTGGAATACTTATTAGAGCCTGGCACAGCTATTTACATTTGTAATCCCTTAAAGGTTTACTCTCATGAACAAGGCCTTTGTTTAAATAATGGCCTCTGGGACAAACTGTACaaattcagatgttttgtttgacaAGTAGATTTTTCATAGCATCCTAGATGTAAAAGTaatatttttacagtaatgATCTGTTGAATATCATCACCAGATGGTTTTACCTAGTAATACTAAATACCTGTTGTCTGGTCTGTGGGTTCAGTTTGGATTTGTTTGTTCAGCTTGACCAGTAAATccctcagttttctttttttttttctttgtccgtGTTTGTCCTCTGAGGGTTGTCACAGTGACAAGAAAATGCATTAAGTGGGGACAGCTGCTTGTGATTGGTAGTGCTGACTCCCTTGAGCTGAGCCCAGCCACCACTGGTCATGAAACCAACCGTGTCCATGTGCACTAGACAGCTATTCATAATATCAGGGGATTTACCGTTGCTGCCTGTCAGAGGAAAATGCTGTTTATAATTTCACTGTTTATAAATGCTGTTTATAAAGTCACTGATCAGAATAAAGGCATTGACAAGATTTAATGTATTTAGATTGTGGTAAATTTGTATACATTTTCCTGTTGACAAGCTGCACTGCTTAgctgcatgttttgttttgggtttttttgcagCTCTGTGCATCAGTTTTTATATGAGATGTATAAAGTTGTGTGCACTGGAGATCAAAGGGTTCAGGCATGAGGCATTAGAGAGAGTAAAATCTCAACATTTGCACGTGTGCTCTTGTATTTTTCTGATCTGTGTGATTTCCAGTTTGTGAGCAATTTCCTCTTTGAGCAACTGCTCACTGCTGCTGACAGTACAGGATGGTGGGAGTAATTGGGAGAGAGCCTACTCAGCCTGCTGCTAGGCAGCCACAGCTCActctgaagctgtgtgtgtgtgtgtgtatgtgtgtgtgtgtgtgtgtgtgtgtgtgtgtgtgtgtgtgtgtgtgtgtgtgcacgtgtcaAATTATATGTGGATAATCGTTCTTCTATGTGTAGGGAAAGGAAGAACCCATCTTAAGTCAAAGTGGTTGTCCATGCTAATTGTTCTAAAGCTAATTTGTCCTTTCACCATATATGCTACAtacacagcagcattttaaaacCGTTTAAGTAGTTAAACCACATTCTATCTGTATGTGGATTGTGTGATTGTGCTCATAGTGAGACTATTTGCTGTCCGCTCAAATACTTATGTAACAAACATGCATGCTGTGAAGTCTCTTGGCAGCCTTTATTCACAGCTACTGTCAGTagtctctatcacacactccATAAAATCTCACTGTAGTGCTCCAAACTCAAAATATTACTACATCCACTTAGTTGTACTCAGACTATCACAGCCCTACTAGTAAAGAGCATTACATGGATTTATTGTTGTAAACCCGTACTCCACAAAATGAGAGTCAATCTCTAACGTAGGTAAAACTTGTCAAAccaaaatatgtaaatgattGTTCTAGGCAGTGTAGATGGTAATCCTTGTGAtacttcctctttctgtatCTGACACCTGCCTCCTCATGAGTTGTTACCTGTTACAGTCCATGGAATAGCTTCACAGGATTTAAGTAATCTTCACAGGTTTAACAAGTTAGAGGTTACGTTTAATATAAAATTGAATTTCTTTATAAATCCAAGACACTACAAAATCATATGGCTTTTAGAGGAAGTGTGAATCACATCATTCACAAGTGAACAAATTGTGTTAAGCAATagtgaaatgaaaagtaaatgACAGGCAGCAGATTCATAACAAGACAGTGCACACAACAAAGGCTAGTCTGTTAAAccacttttcttttaaacttcCTGTACCTGACCCTCATCTACAGTTTCTCTACCACCAACCTACAGTGGGTCACCTtagaattttacattttgttcttCTTTGGATTTTAGATTTTGAAAAAGAGTACACAGCACTTTTTGATCTTCACTTTCTCACAGAGATAGATGCATTCCGCTCTTTCTCTTGGATGATTGTGTTTCATGGGCGTCCAATAAGTGAAGCAACAAGTGAGCAGAGCTGCTTAAGAGCTCACAGTAGAAGGTTTAAAGCACTGGTTTCCATACAgtaagaatgaaaatgaaacaggagCTGGGGCACAACTTTTCCATATGGAAATCTTTGTATTGGCTATGAATACATTAGGCTCTACCAGCCGCACATCTCCAGTCACTGTAATCTTTTATTTATGATACGCAGCCTTTGTACATACAGAATAGACAAGCAGTGCATGAGCAGAGGAATTAAATTATAAGACAAAATTAGGAAGTCTGTAAAAGGATCTAGGTTATATTACTGAAAATTGCTGGAGATTTACCATGATGATTATTTAAAGCATCTTCCTAAGGAAGAGAAAGCGGTATACGATACATTTGCTACTAGAAACTCTCATGCTAAACAAACCCCTGGTGCAGATTTATTTCATAGTGGTAACAACCGAGTGTGCGATTTGTTCTCAAcagtctgcctgtgtgtgacaGTCCTTAGGATGGTCAGGACTCGGCTGAACGAGGCAGAGAGCTGCTACTTCCTGGATTCAAAGAGGGGGCTGTGACTCGAGGGATCATAGCTTCTTGGTCCATCTGTAGAGGCACACAGAGAAGTTATTACTTCAGATGTGACAATGAGATGCTTTGCGGTGTAAAGTATTGTGAACATACCTTTGTCAGACCCTTGGCTATCAGGGCAATTTCTGTGGGCTGGTACACACAGCTTCGTACTTGACCATTGTAAGCCCCATATGGAGACACTGGTTTTGTGGGCACTGGTAAGAAAAAGTGGAAGATAATTGAAAAAAATGGcctttgatgttgtttttttttttttttctttcagatcaGATTTAGAACAAGTTCTACATCAAAACAGctctgaaaaacataaaaggaCATGTTTAAAACATCTGCCACAGTTTACAGAGGACACATGAACAACAGACTCTGTGGCAACAGACATGTACCCAGTATTGGCCTATTAAGTGAATAAGTATTTGCTGCATCTGTTAGGATCACCATGCTGTGGTGTATCCTACCTATTGTGTGTTGTGACAGACAGCATGTTccttatttatatatattgtttCCCAACCTGTCAACCAAACATTTTCCTCTTCCtaattagtttctttttttcatcaggGTCAGGATGTACTAGTGACAGTTGTGTTGAAAATATCACAAGTACTACTGATAATGTAACAATCAAAAACTTCCAagcaatacaaataaataaatgacattatTAAAATGCTTTGTAGCTGTGATAATAGAGATTTCTGTTTCCAAGAAAGTGAGAGATGATACTGCCTCATAATATTGGCCAAGGACACAACCTTCAGTAAGTAGAtcagactttttttccccccccctAAAAAGTACAATGATGCATAAATGGCACAGGAAGGAAACATGCTGCCAGTGTTCATCAGGCTTCTTTTCATGTCCTTTGGCAGAGTTTAATCTTGCAGTTGTGCCGTTTTGTGAGCAGTAGGTCAGTGACTGAAACACGTGAGAAGCACTTACGTGTTTTTCAGTGCAAGATTGCTTAAACATGGCTCCTGTTATACCTCATACCCGCTGCTGCAACTGTGTTCCAGCGTATGTTTAGAAGCCTACTGATGCTATTGTaccctctctctttttaatGAAGTCTCAAAATATGATTTCTTTCTTGTTCAGGCACTTCCTTACCATATGGAGCCATGTTGCAGAGAGCTGTGTAATGATATTTGTTGCAGTGATCCCAGGTAAAGTGACTTTTGTTGCATTGAGGTTGCACTTTGGGGCCTGTATTTTCAATGTTGActctgtaactttttttttttagtcattatACATAAGATCAAATGCCACACTTCAACTTTAAAATAACCCAATTATTGTAAGATCATAAACTTTTGCATCGTTTAACATTTTAGTAATATTGCACAGGGGTGtgctcagttttgttgtatgCTGTTTACCCCAAGCTTGAGTATAATAATTAACTGTTACTGTCAGACTGATCATAATATGTCATGCTGTACCTGTTGGAGGCTCATCCATAGAGAAAGCTTTATTCTCCATGTACACATTTTGGTGGGGTGGCTCCGGCTCCTTAAGGATGTTGTCATAAATCAGGCTCCTGGCAGGATAGACTTGTTCTCCATCGGGAGGCTGCTCCTGATCTGGATCCACCTGGGTCAGTAAGCAGATTTCTGGGATGGTGTAGAGGAAGAGGAACACCCAGGCATTTGACACCACAGCTACAGCTAGAGTAGGATCGTCCCAGCTGGGACTCCCAACCACTCTGTTCCCATGGATGTACATGGCAATCCAAGCTGCCCAGATAGCAATGGTGATTAGCCCTGTAACCAGGATGAAAGCCCCATCTCGGCGCCActgcttgtgcttgtgtgtcagtGAGGGCACAGCCATGAACACCACAGCTAGCAGCAGAACCATTACATAGATGAGTGCCATCACAAAATCTTGGTTAGCAATGCTGCAGGACAGGTCAGGGACAATGATGCCTCCGGGTGGGCTCCTGACCACAGTAATCACAAGCCACTCAGTGTTGATGATCACCTCAACCAGCCACAATCCCAGGGCTCCCAGGCATAGCATCCAACTCCTGGGCCCCCGGCCTCTCCGCTCCAGCAGGGTGAGCCACAGCCCATGCATCGCCAGGCAGGCTAGACAACCTGAGAACAGTACTCCAAACAGGAACCTGCGTGCAGCACAGCTGGTGGAGTACCGGCCCACGATGAAGGCAAAAGTGAGTCCAAAGAGTCCCAGAGTGGAGACTAGAATGCCCGCCTGCAGGGCCACCATACCCTTTCTCTTCTTGTCCGTCACAAACGGTAAGGAGGCCATGAGGATGATGAACAGGACAAAAGACGTTACCACACCAGCAGCAGCGATGGCCTCCACCACAACTCCCCACACTGTAGTCAGGTCACACAGGTTGTAATATATGGAGCTGATGCTGGAACCACATCCTTTTGGAGCACTGGTCGGGGCCATGGCTTCACTGCAGattctttttccttttgaaaaacTGCCACAGAAACACTTTGATTATTTAAACTTGAA
The window above is part of the Toxotes jaculatrix isolate fToxJac2 chromosome 18, fToxJac2.pri, whole genome shotgun sequence genome. Proteins encoded here:
- the LOC121198672 gene encoding G-protein coupled receptor family C group 5 member C-like — translated: MAPTSAPKGCGSSISSIYYNLCDLTTVWGVVVEAIAAAGVVTSFVLFIILMASLPFVTDKKRKGMVALQAGILVSTLGLFGLTFAFIVGRYSTSCAARRFLFGVLFSGCLACLAMHGLWLTLLERRGRGPRSWMLCLGALGLWLVEVIINTEWLVITVVRSPPGGIIVPDLSCSIANQDFVMALIYVMVLLLAVVFMAVPSLTHKHKQWRRDGAFILVTGLITIAIWAAWIAMYIHGNRVVGSPSWDDPTLAVAVVSNAWVFLFLYTIPEICLLTQVDPDQEQPPDGEQVYPARSLIYDNILKEPEPPHQNVYMENKAFSMDEPPTVPTKPVSPYGAYNGQVRSCVYQPTEIALIAKGLTKMDQEAMIPRVTAPSLNPGSSSSLPRSAES